From one Nitrospirota bacterium genomic stretch:
- the rpmC gene encoding 50S ribosomal protein L29: MKVKDLRNLSGEDLLTRKGEFKKELFNLRCQIVLGKMENLARVRTIRRDVARIETIMKESQAEKSLSK; this comes from the coding sequence ATGAAAGTCAAAGATCTTCGAAATTTATCAGGTGAAGACCTCCTCACCCGGAAAGGTGAATTTAAAAAGGAGCTCTTCAATTTGCGTTGTCAGATTGTGTTGGGAAAAATGGAAAATCTCGCCAGAGTCAGAACAATTAGGCGGGATGTGGCCAGAATTGAAACAATAATGAAAGAAAGTCAGGCTGAAAAGTCACTTTCGAAATGA
- the rplW gene encoding 50S ribosomal protein L23: MKDYHDIIVKPLLTEKSTLMRETLNKVSFEVRKDANKIEIKKAVEEVLKVKVEAVNVIRIEGKKKRLGRFEGKKNNWKKAIVTLKTGEKLNLFEGL, encoded by the coding sequence ATGAAAGATTATCACGATATTATCGTAAAACCGCTCCTGACTGAAAAGAGCACCCTCATGCGCGAAACACTCAATAAAGTCTCGTTTGAGGTCCGCAAGGATGCCAATAAGATTGAAATAAAAAAGGCCGTAGAGGAAGTTCTGAAAGTTAAAGTCGAAGCAGTGAACGTGATTCGAATCGAAGGAAAGAAGAAACGATTAGGCCGATTTGAAGGAAAGAAAAATAACTGGAAAAAGGCAATTGTGACTTTGAAAACGGGTGAAAAACTGAATTTATTTGAGGGACTTTAA
- the rplD gene encoding 50S ribosomal protein L4, translating into MKNENAGTVTLDPRIFDLPLNKGLLHEVVLMQQASMRQGTAKTKTKGFVRGGGKKPWKQKGTGRARAGSIRSPLWRGGGTIFGPIPRDYSYSMPKKKVRLALCGLLAEKAREGTLKVVHDWEGIEPKTKPFSKILEQLSLSDTTLIVNEIENENLVRSSSNISRVTLLKPERLNVLDVMTHQNLVVTPRSLNRIVEVLTQ; encoded by the coding sequence TTGAAAAATGAAAATGCCGGAACGGTGACCCTCGATCCCAGAATTTTTGATTTACCGCTCAACAAAGGGCTTTTGCATGAAGTCGTACTGATGCAGCAAGCCTCGATGCGACAGGGAACGGCGAAGACAAAAACAAAAGGATTTGTCAGAGGCGGAGGGAAAAAACCCTGGAAACAAAAAGGGACAGGGCGGGCGAGGGCAGGTTCGATCCGTTCTCCATTGTGGAGGGGCGGTGGGACGATATTTGGACCTATTCCGAGAGATTATTCCTATTCGATGCCGAAGAAGAAAGTTCGATTGGCGCTATGCGGATTACTTGCGGAAAAGGCCAGAGAAGGCACCCTTAAGGTCGTTCATGACTGGGAAGGTATCGAACCCAAGACGAAACCGTTTTCGAAAATACTTGAACAGTTAAGCCTTTCCGATACGACACTTATTGTCAATGAAATTGAAAATGAAAATCTTGTTCGTTCTTCGTCCAATATTTCCCGGGTCACGCTATTAAAGCCGGAAAGACTGAATGTTCTGGATGTGATGACTCATCAGAACCTGGTTGTGACACCCCGCAGTTTAAATAGAATAGTTGAGGTTTTAACCCAATGA
- the fusA gene encoding elongation factor G produces the protein MSRQYPIDKTRNIGIMAHIDAGKTTTTERILYYTGITHKIGEVHEGTATMDWMEQERERGITITAAATTSFWKNHRINIIDTPGHVDFTIEVERSLRVLDGAVAVFDSVQGVEPQSETVWRQADKYRVPRIAFMNKMDRVGADFYESVKTMVDRLSANPVPIQLPIGKEDYFRGSVDLVEMKGIFFDDETLGAKYVVADIPAEMLQQAKEYRAKMIEAIADQDDVVMEKYLNGEEISVDEIKRALRKGTIAMAFNPVLCGAAFKNKGVQLLLDAVVEYLPSPLDVPPIKGIHPQTKEEIVVRASDDEKFSALAFKIMTDPFVGQLTFFRVYSGVLKAGSYLYNSTKDTKERVGRILKMHANKREEIKEVYAGEIAAAVGLKSSRTGDTLCEEDRPILLEVMSFPEPVISLAIEPKTKADQEKMGMALQKLGQEDPSLRITSDEETGQTIISGMGELHLEIIVDRMKREFKVEANVGKPQVAFRETIRSKVQTEGKYIRQTGGRGQYGHVWLEIEPLEPGKGFEFVNKVVGGAVPKEYIAPVEKGVFEALQNGVLAGYPMVDIKVTIFDGSYHDVDSSEMAFKIAGSMAVKAGAKKANPALLEPIMTLEVICPEEHMGDVMGDLNSRRGKIQGMRARSGAQVIDSIVPLSEMFGYATDLRSMTQGRAVFTMQFSHYDVVPKNISDEIIAKFEGSDE, from the coding sequence ATGTCCAGACAATACCCTATAGATAAAACCAGAAATATTGGCATTATGGCCCACATCGATGCCGGCAAAACGACCACGACCGAAAGAATTCTTTATTATACCGGAATTACTCATAAAATCGGGGAAGTCCATGAAGGAACAGCGACCATGGACTGGATGGAGCAGGAAAGGGAAAGGGGCATTACGATTACTGCTGCCGCAACCACCTCATTTTGGAAAAATCACCGGATTAATATCATTGATACGCCGGGACATGTCGATTTTACGATAGAAGTAGAACGTTCCCTCCGTGTTCTGGATGGTGCTGTCGCCGTTTTTGATTCTGTTCAGGGGGTGGAGCCTCAGTCGGAAACCGTCTGGCGGCAGGCGGATAAATATCGGGTTCCGAGAATTGCCTTTATGAACAAGATGGACCGTGTTGGAGCCGATTTCTATGAGAGCGTTAAGACAATGGTTGACCGTCTTTCGGCTAATCCGGTTCCGATCCAGCTTCCGATCGGCAAGGAAGATTACTTCAGGGGTTCCGTTGACCTGGTTGAAATGAAGGGCATCTTCTTTGATGACGAAACGCTCGGCGCCAAATATGTGGTTGCTGACATTCCTGCCGAAATGCTCCAACAGGCCAAGGAATATCGTGCGAAAATGATTGAAGCCATTGCCGATCAAGATGACGTCGTGATGGAAAAATATTTGAACGGTGAGGAGATCTCCGTTGATGAAATCAAGAGAGCCCTTCGTAAAGGAACCATTGCGATGGCGTTCAATCCGGTTCTCTGCGGGGCCGCCTTCAAGAATAAGGGCGTTCAGCTCTTGCTAGACGCCGTGGTTGAGTATCTCCCTTCTCCTTTGGACGTTCCGCCGATTAAAGGTATTCATCCGCAGACCAAAGAGGAAATAGTCGTCAGGGCGTCAGATGATGAAAAATTTTCGGCTCTTGCATTTAAAATTATGACCGATCCTTTTGTGGGACAATTGACCTTCTTTAGAGTCTATTCGGGGGTCTTAAAGGCAGGCTCCTATTTATACAATTCGACCAAAGATACCAAAGAGCGCGTCGGGCGGATATTGAAAATGCATGCCAACAAGAGGGAAGAGATTAAAGAGGTTTATGCGGGAGAAATTGCCGCAGCAGTGGGATTAAAGAGTTCGAGGACCGGAGATACCCTCTGCGAAGAAGATCGTCCAATTCTGCTTGAAGTCATGAGTTTTCCGGAACCGGTTATTTCGCTGGCCATTGAGCCCAAAACCAAAGCCGACCAGGAAAAAATGGGGATGGCATTGCAGAAATTAGGACAAGAAGACCCTTCTCTCCGCATTACCAGTGACGAAGAAACCGGCCAGACGATTATTTCTGGCATGGGCGAGCTTCACCTTGAAATTATTGTGGATCGGATGAAACGAGAATTTAAGGTTGAGGCGAATGTCGGAAAGCCCCAGGTTGCATTCCGTGAGACCATTCGTTCAAAAGTCCAGACTGAAGGAAAATATATACGCCAAACAGGCGGACGCGGACAGTACGGACATGTCTGGCTTGAGATCGAACCTCTCGAACCTGGAAAAGGATTTGAGTTTGTAAATAAGGTCGTCGGGGGTGCGGTTCCCAAGGAATACATTGCACCGGTTGAAAAGGGCGTTTTCGAAGCGCTTCAAAACGGTGTGTTGGCAGGCTATCCCATGGTGGATATCAAAGTGACTATTTTTGATGGTTCATACCATGATGTGGATTCTTCCGAAATGGCATTTAAGATTGCCGGTTCCATGGCCGTCAAAGCGGGTGCAAAAAAGGCGAATCCGGCGCTACTTGAGCCGATCATGACCTTGGAAGTGATCTGTCCGGAAGAACATATGGGCGATGTGATGGGAGATTTGAATTCAAGAAGAGGAAAAATTCAGGGAATGAGAGCAAGATCCGGAGCGCAAGTCATCGATTCGATCGTTCCCCTTTCTGAAATGTTTGGATACGCAACCGATCTCCGGTCGATGACACAAGGTAGAGCGGTGTTTACCATGCAATTTTCCCATTACGATGTGGTTCCCAAGAATATTTCTGATGAAATTATCGCCAAATTTGAAGGGTCGGACGAATAG
- the tuf gene encoding elongation factor Tu, whose product MAKAKFERTKPHINIGTIGHVDHGKTTLTAAITKVLASRKWAEFLAYDQIDKAPEERERGITIAIAHVEYQTANRHYAHVDCPGHADYVKNMITGAAQMDGAILVVSAADGPMPQTREHILLARQVGVPYIVVFMNKADMVDDKELLDLVELEVRELLSKYNFPGDDIPIVKGSALKALECGCGKDDCPKCGVIFELMKAVDSYIPTPTRELDKPFLMPVEDVFSISGRGTVVTGRVERGIVKVGEEIEIVGIRPTQKTVVTGVEMFRKILDQGQAGDNVGVLLRGTKKEDVERGMVLSKPGSITPHTKFKAEAYILTKDEGGRHTPFFKGYRPQFYFRTTDVTGVVELASGVEMVMPGDNVSIAVELIMPIAMEKGLKFAIREGGRTVGAGVISEITA is encoded by the coding sequence ATGGCGAAGGCGAAGTTTGAGCGGACGAAGCCGCACATTAACATTGGGACGATTGGGCATGTGGATCATGGGAAGACGACGTTGACTGCGGCGATTACGAAGGTCTTGGCCTCGAGGAAGTGGGCGGAGTTTTTGGCGTATGATCAGATAGACAAGGCGCCGGAGGAACGTGAGCGTGGGATTACGATTGCGATTGCGCATGTGGAGTACCAGACGGCGAACCGGCATTATGCGCATGTGGACTGTCCTGGTCATGCGGATTATGTGAAGAACATGATTACGGGTGCGGCGCAGATGGACGGGGCGATATTGGTGGTGAGTGCGGCGGATGGGCCGATGCCTCAGACGAGAGAGCATATTTTGTTAGCGCGTCAGGTTGGGGTGCCGTACATTGTGGTTTTTATGAACAAGGCGGATATGGTGGACGATAAGGAGTTATTGGACCTTGTGGAGCTTGAGGTTCGGGAATTATTGAGTAAATACAATTTTCCTGGGGATGACATACCGATTGTGAAGGGTTCTGCGTTAAAGGCACTGGAATGCGGTTGCGGGAAAGACGACTGTCCGAAATGCGGGGTGATTTTTGAGTTAATGAAGGCGGTGGACAGTTACATTCCGACACCGACGAGGGAATTGGACAAGCCGTTTTTGATGCCTGTTGAGGATGTGTTTAGTATATCGGGACGTGGGACGGTGGTGACGGGGAGAGTGGAGCGTGGGATTGTGAAGGTTGGGGAGGAGATTGAGATTGTAGGGATACGACCGACCCAGAAGACGGTGGTAACGGGTGTGGAGATGTTTCGGAAGATATTGGACCAGGGGCAGGCTGGGGATAATGTGGGGGTTTTGCTGCGCGGGACGAAGAAGGAAGATGTGGAGCGCGGGATGGTGTTATCGAAGCCTGGGAGTATTACGCCGCATACGAAGTTCAAGGCGGAGGCGTATATTTTGACGAAGGATGAAGGAGGGCGTCACACGCCGTTTTTCAAGGGATACCGGCCGCAGTTTTATTTTAGGACGACGGACGTGACCGGGGTGGTGGAGCTGGCCAGCGGTGTGGAGATGGTGATGCCTGGAGACAATGTGAGCATTGCGGTGGAATTAATTATGCCGATTGCGATGGAGAAGGGATTGAAGTTTGCGATTCGGGAAGGTGGACGAACCGTAGGTGCCGGCGTCATAAGCGAAATCACCGCGTAA
- the rplV gene encoding 50S ribosomal protein L22: MAEAKAILRHVHIGPRKARLIVNLIRGQKVESAMNTLRFMPQHAAKTIEKLLKSAIANAENREVGDPDDLFVSQVFVNGGAVMKRFQPRAMGRAFTIRKRSSHITIVLSDRKDKIKDKK, encoded by the coding sequence ATGGCTGAGGCCAAAGCAATACTAAGACATGTCCATATTGGACCGAGAAAAGCCCGGTTAATTGTAAATTTGATAAGAGGACAGAAAGTGGAATCCGCAATGAACACGTTGCGGTTTATGCCTCAACATGCGGCGAAAACGATTGAAAAACTTCTCAAATCGGCGATTGCCAATGCCGAGAATCGGGAAGTCGGAGACCCGGATGATCTCTTTGTCAGCCAGGTCTTTGTGAATGGCGGGGCCGTCATGAAACGATTCCAGCCGCGCGCCATGGGCCGGGCCTTTACGATTCGAAAGAGGTCGAGTCATATTACCATTGTTTTGTCTGACCGAAAGGACAAGATCAAGGACAAGAAATAA
- the rplC gene encoding 50S ribosomal protein L3: MINGMLGKKLGMTQIYDQGKLVPVTIIELGPCKVVQLKNMEKEGYRAAQIAFVEKKKKNVTKPLTGHFKSAQSEPYQYLREFKGDVSDMTLGQVLHADLFAKGEKIDVQGMSIGKGFQGVMKRHHFKGGPATHGSMFHRAPGSIGASSFPSRVWKNQRMGGHMGNRRVTIQSLLVVEVRKEENILFVKGAVPGSKGSLVMVKKAIKKTGKVA, translated from the coding sequence ATGATTAACGGTATGCTGGGAAAAAAGCTGGGAATGACTCAAATCTATGATCAGGGCAAGCTGGTGCCGGTGACGATTATAGAGCTCGGACCCTGTAAGGTGGTTCAACTCAAAAATATGGAAAAAGAGGGTTATCGTGCCGCCCAAATCGCATTTGTCGAAAAAAAGAAAAAGAATGTGACCAAACCCCTGACCGGTCACTTTAAATCCGCCCAGAGTGAGCCCTACCAGTATCTGAGAGAATTTAAAGGGGATGTCTCGGATATGACCCTGGGCCAGGTATTACACGCCGATCTTTTCGCAAAAGGTGAAAAAATTGATGTGCAGGGAATGTCCATTGGAAAAGGATTCCAGGGTGTGATGAAAAGACACCATTTTAAAGGCGGTCCCGCGACCCACGGATCCATGTTTCACCGTGCGCCGGGTTCAATTGGTGCAAGCTCATTTCCTTCGCGTGTCTGGAAAAATCAGCGCATGGGAGGTCATATGGGAAACAGAAGAGTTACGATCCAATCCCTGCTCGTCGTCGAAGTTCGAAAAGAAGAGAATATCTTGTTTGTCAAAGGGGCTGTACCGGGATCCAAAGGCAGCCTGGTCATGGTGAAAAAGGCGATAAAGAAAACAGGGAAGGTAGCTTAA
- the rpsG gene encoding 30S ribosomal protein S7: MPRRKVIVKREILPDPIFNDRLVAKFVNSVMKKGKKSTAESICYDSFEVIKTKTGNDPLKVFKTAIDNIKPVVEVKSRRVGGASYQVPVDVRPSRRISLALRWLLSYAKQRAGKSFEEKLAAEILDASNNTGGAIKKKEDTHKMAEANKAFAHFRW, from the coding sequence ATGCCTAGAAGAAAAGTCATCGTTAAAAGAGAAATATTGCCGGATCCGATTTTTAATGACCGGCTCGTAGCCAAATTTGTCAATTCCGTCATGAAAAAAGGGAAAAAAAGTACTGCGGAATCGATCTGTTACGATTCTTTTGAAGTCATAAAAACCAAAACGGGAAATGACCCATTAAAAGTATTTAAAACGGCCATTGACAATATCAAACCTGTTGTAGAGGTCAAATCGAGAAGAGTGGGTGGTGCCTCCTACCAGGTTCCAGTTGATGTCCGCCCTTCCCGAAGGATTTCCCTGGCCCTTCGCTGGCTTCTTTCCTATGCCAAACAGCGGGCGGGAAAATCGTTCGAAGAGAAACTTGCCGCTGAAATTCTGGATGCTTCCAATAATACGGGAGGCGCCATCAAGAAGAAGGAAGATACGCATAAAATGGCAGAAGCCAACAAGGCATTTGCCCATTTTAGGTGGTAA
- a CDS encoding 30S ribosomal protein S12 — protein sequence MPTINQLIRIGRKQAKGKTKSPALKECPQRRGVCVRVYTTTPKKPNSALRKVARVRLTNGMEVTSYIPGVGHNLQEHSIVLVRGGKVKDLPGVRYHIVRGSLDTVGVANRKQGRSKYGAKRPK from the coding sequence GTGCCTACAATCAATCAATTAATCCGAATTGGCCGGAAACAGGCCAAAGGAAAAACCAAAAGTCCGGCGTTAAAAGAATGTCCTCAGAGAAGGGGAGTTTGCGTCAGGGTTTACACGACCACGCCGAAAAAGCCAAACTCTGCGTTAAGAAAAGTGGCGAGGGTTCGTTTAACCAACGGAATGGAAGTCACCTCCTATATTCCAGGAGTCGGCCACAATCTCCAGGAACATTCCATTGTGCTTGTGAGAGGCGGCAAAGTGAAAGATCTTCCTGGGGTTAGATATCATATTGTCCGGGGTTCGCTGGATACGGTGGGTGTCGCAAACCGGAAGCAAGGACGGTCCAAGTATGGAGCGAAGCGTCCGAAATAG
- the rpsS gene encoding 30S ribosomal protein S19, giving the protein MPRSISKGPFVEANLLKKVEKMNSANEKKIIKTWSRRSTIVPDMIGHTFAVHNGRKFIPVYVSENTVGHKLGEFAPTRFFKGHGAAKSEKAAALK; this is encoded by the coding sequence ATGCCTCGATCCATTAGTAAAGGACCTTTTGTCGAAGCGAACCTTCTGAAAAAGGTTGAAAAAATGAACTCAGCTAACGAAAAGAAAATCATAAAGACCTGGTCAAGAAGATCTACGATTGTGCCGGATATGATTGGACATACATTTGCCGTCCATAACGGTAGAAAATTCATTCCCGTTTATGTTTCTGAAAATACCGTGGGTCATAAGCTTGGAGAATTTGCTCCGACAAGGTTTTTCAAGGGGCACGGCGCGGCGAAATCCGAAAAAGCTGCGGCCTTAAAATAA
- the rpsC gene encoding 30S ribosomal protein S3, with translation MGQKVHPVGFRLGYIKTWTSKWYADKDYAKLLHEDLKIRKIVKQKLFHAGVSRVEIDRSANQVKINIFTARPGIIIGRKGAEVDKLKVELEAIAKKQVYINIKEIKKPELDSQLVAESVALQLEKRIAYRRAMKKSVTTALRLGALGIKISCAGRLAGSEIARTEWYREGRVPLHTLRADIDFGLAEAKTTYGQIGVKVWIYKGDILVDSEEVRAERRSERKYA, from the coding sequence TTGGGACAAAAAGTACATCCCGTTGGATTTAGATTAGGATATATCAAAACCTGGACTTCGAAATGGTATGCGGACAAAGATTACGCAAAACTGCTTCACGAGGACTTGAAGATCCGCAAGATTGTTAAACAGAAACTCTTTCATGCCGGAGTCTCAAGAGTCGAAATCGATCGGTCCGCAAATCAGGTTAAGATCAATATTTTTACTGCAAGACCGGGAATTATTATTGGGCGTAAAGGAGCCGAAGTTGACAAATTAAAAGTCGAACTTGAAGCTATTGCCAAGAAACAGGTTTATATCAATATCAAGGAGATCAAGAAACCGGAACTTGATTCCCAGCTCGTTGCGGAAAGCGTCGCGCTTCAGCTTGAGAAACGTATCGCTTATCGAAGAGCGATGAAAAAGAGTGTCACCACAGCACTTCGATTAGGGGCGTTGGGAATTAAAATTTCGTGTGCGGGTCGGTTGGCGGGTTCTGAAATTGCCAGGACGGAGTGGTATCGGGAGGGCCGGGTGCCGCTCCATACGCTTCGTGCCGATATTGATTTCGGCCTGGCTGAAGCAAAAACGACCTATGGACAGATTGGGGTCAAAGTCTGGATATACAAAGGAGATATTTTAGTCGACAGCGAAGAAGTCCGGGCCGAACGTCGAAGTGAAAGGAAGTATGCTTAG
- the rpsJ gene encoding 30S ribosomal protein S10 has product MVKQKIRIRLKAYDYRILDQSLVDIVDTAKRTGAKISGPIPLPTRINKYTVLRSPHVDKKSREQFEIRTHKRLLDILNPTQDTVDALMKLNLSAGVDVEIKL; this is encoded by the coding sequence GTGGTAAAACAGAAAATTAGAATTAGATTGAAAGCATACGATTACAGAATTCTGGATCAGTCTCTTGTAGATATCGTCGACACGGCGAAACGAACGGGAGCCAAGATTTCGGGACCGATCCCCCTGCCGACAAGAATCAATAAATATACTGTCTTGCGTTCACCCCATGTTGATAAGAAGTCGCGTGAACAATTTGAAATTCGAACCCACAAAAGGCTTTTGGATATTTTAAATCCGACCCAGGACACTGTTGATGCACTGATGAAGTTAAATCTCTCTGCCGGTGTCGATGTGGAAATTAAATTATAA
- the rplP gene encoding 50S ribosomal protein L16, which translates to MLSPKKVKHRKMMKGNMKGKAYRGGDLSFGEFGLKAMEPGWITSRQIEAARIAMTRYIKRGGKIWIRIFPDKPITKKPAETRMGNGKGNPEYWVAVVKPGRILYEMDGVTRQVAEEALRLAAFKLPIATKLVERGVI; encoded by the coding sequence ATGCTTAGTCCGAAAAAAGTCAAACACCGAAAAATGATGAAGGGAAACATGAAGGGAAAGGCCTATCGCGGCGGAGACCTTTCATTCGGGGAATTTGGATTAAAAGCCATGGAGCCAGGCTGGATCACCAGCCGGCAGATTGAAGCGGCACGTATTGCCATGACCCGGTATATTAAGCGAGGAGGAAAAATCTGGATCCGGATTTTTCCAGACAAACCGATCACAAAAAAACCGGCCGAGACTCGTATGGGAAATGGAAAAGGTAACCCGGAATACTGGGTGGCAGTTGTAAAACCCGGACGGATCTTATATGAAATGGATGGCGTGACCCGTCAGGTCGCGGAAGAGGCATTGAGGCTCGCTGCATTCAAGCTTCCCATTGCGACAAAACTTGTTGAGCGTGGAGTAATTTAA
- the rplB gene encoding 50S ribosomal protein L2 produces MPTKPFKPTSPGRRSMTVATFDEITKDAPEKSLLVRIPSSGGRNNRGKITSRHLGGGHKRMYRLIDFKRNKWNIPAKVAAIEYDPNRSARIALLHYADGEKRYILAPVGLKVGDTVQSGPTGIDIKPGNAMPLKAIPLGSLIHNIELKIGKGGQMVRSAGGSAQLMAKEGEYVQIRLGSGEVRLVLAECFATIGQVGNIEHENVVIGKAGRSRWLGRRPIVRGLAMNPVDHPHGGGEGKSGQGNPHPVSPWGMLTKGYKTRRRKLTTPFIIKKRK; encoded by the coding sequence ATGCCGACGAAACCATTTAAACCGACTTCGCCAGGAAGGCGTTCCATGACGGTTGCCACCTTTGATGAAATTACAAAGGACGCGCCTGAAAAAAGTCTTCTGGTTCGCATTCCTTCCTCTGGAGGAAGAAACAACAGAGGAAAAATCACGAGCCGTCATTTAGGTGGCGGACATAAACGGATGTACCGTCTCATTGATTTTAAGCGGAACAAATGGAATATTCCCGCCAAAGTGGCGGCCATTGAATATGATCCAAATCGTTCAGCACGAATCGCTCTCCTTCATTATGCCGATGGCGAAAAGAGGTACATTCTGGCTCCCGTCGGATTGAAAGTGGGGGACACCGTTCAATCCGGACCAACCGGAATTGACATCAAGCCGGGCAACGCGATGCCTTTAAAGGCCATTCCGTTGGGAAGCCTGATACACAATATTGAACTCAAAATCGGCAAGGGCGGCCAGATGGTCCGAAGCGCTGGCGGTTCGGCCCAGTTGATGGCAAAAGAAGGTGAATATGTCCAGATTCGTCTTGGTTCAGGAGAAGTCAGGCTCGTCCTGGCGGAGTGTTTTGCGACCATCGGTCAGGTTGGCAATATTGAACATGAAAATGTGGTGATTGGCAAAGCGGGGAGATCAAGGTGGCTTGGTCGAAGACCCATCGTCAGGGGCTTGGCCATGAACCCGGTTGACCATCCACATGGTGGTGGCGAAGGAAAATCCGGACAGGGTAATCCACATCCTGTTTCTCCATGGGGGATGCTGACCAAAGGTTATAAAACGAGAAGAAGGAAATTAACGACCCCTTTTATTATTAAGAAAAGGAAATAG